The Mercurialis annua linkage group LG8, ddMerAnnu1.2, whole genome shotgun sequence genome window below encodes:
- the LOC126661529 gene encoding formin-like protein 7: protein MTTNELSALKIYWDGTILSTPVGVDYVSGKSELVELTNVVNFAQLQVVIRRVIGMKDGDEIVKIYLRVHRFDEHGRFQKYDGFPMETDVHMEAMWRNVSRTPQMRDDDDDDIGGENGDGTHGENVGGGSEQNTDHFESRLPHEYTHQNVDDMCVNMNLWPKENAIWEAGKEFELGMVFSSRYAVQTCAASYHIAANKEYKSSQTTGKTIVLVCVNNDTCNWRGTREDRRDVTSPPIEPSIPPHRLPVIPDAPIDPTTLRHRRRERRHPPAPPQRPTDPMPPPVVFHPFRGHYYYAGSSSAPPPFSSGPPSSSGQFYGDSAHHYFQGSCSYPVPPGPSSPFVPPPPAYVPPTVPPFQVQWDQPTQGTQDFPASQGLPETPGTTDFLSYGSSWLGLDSMEAMMFRQQEEFVTPPPATTSTAIPEDQQGDDGDDDEDADAGEGDGDGRPGRHHQYRPSGEP from the exons ATGACGACAAATGAGCTGTCAGCCCTAAAAATTTATTGGGATGGTACAATATTATCGACTCCGGTTGGAGTTGATTATGTTTCCGGTAAATCAGAACTGGTTGAGCTGACGAATGTAGTGAATTTTGCACAACTACAAGTCGTAATTAGAAGGGTAATTGGGATGAAGGATGGTGACGAGATAGTGAAGATTTATCTACGAGTGCATCGGTTCGATGAACATggaagatttcaaaaatatgatgGTTTTCCTATGGAGACAGATGTTCATATGGAAGCAATGTGGCGTAATGTTTCGCGGACGCCACAAATGAGG gatgatgatgatgatgacattGGTGGTGAGAATGGAGATGGCACCCATGGTGAGAATGTTGGTGGTGGGTCGGAACAAAATACAGATCATTTTGAATCGCGCCTTCCTCATGAGTACACGCATCAGAATGTTGACGACATGTGTGTCAATATGAATCTGTGGcctaaagaaaatgcaatatgGGAAGCTGGCAAAGAGTTTGAATTGGGGATGGTTTTTAGTTCGAGGTATGCTGTCCAGACATGCGCGGCGAGTTATCACATTGCAGCTAATAAAGAATACAAGAGCAGTCAAACAACTGGTAAAACAATAGTTCTAGTGTGTGTGAACAATGACACTTGCAATTGGAG AGGCACTAGAGAGGACCGCCGTGATGTTACATCGCCCCCTATCGAGCCTTCTATACCGCCGCATCGACTACCAGTCATACCTGACGCGCCGATAGATCCGACTACACTGCGACATCGACGGCGAGAGCGGCGTCACCCCCCTGCACCACCTCAGCGTCCGACCGATCCTATGCCTCCCCCAGTGGTTTTTCATCCTTTCAGAGGGCATTACTATTACGCGGGGTCCAGCTCTGCACCGCCACCCTTTTCATCGGGTCCTCCTTCTTCATCTGGCCAGTTTTACGGGGATTCGGCACATCATTATTTTCAGGGGTCATGTTCATATCCAGTGCCACCAGGACCTTCTTCGCCATTTGTTCCACCGCCGCCTGCTTATGTACCACCTACGGTGCCTCCTTTTCAGGTGCAGTGGGATCAGCCTACACAGGGTACACAGGACTTTCCAGCTTCGCAGGGACTTCCAGAGACACCTGGGACTACAGACTTTCTGTCATATGGTAGCAGTTGGTTAGGGCTAGACAGCATGGAGGCGATGATGTTCCGCCAACAAGAAGAATTTGTTACCCCGCCACCAGCAACGACGAGTACGGCCATTCCCGAGGACCAGCAGGGTGACGACGGAGACGACGACGAGGACGCCGATGCAGGAGAGGGAGATGGTGATGGTCGCCCAGGTCGTCACCATCAGTACAGGCCGTCGGGCGAACCGTAA
- the LOC126661530 gene encoding uncharacterized protein LOC126661530, with amino-acid sequence MVYLLERGAWILWALWIGRNAMIFREEHSDPRGVLAVADNLFNDCLRALQPESSSLRATPAPVQWQHPPANVIKINFDGAFHKVSGSGVGACVARSHDGKPLASAARRHDNVNTPVIVEALALREAIQLAGRLRFKEVIFEGDAKGIIEAMRSGARTDLACDVILHDCRILCQSFALVSFSFVRRSGNWVAHSLAKKALRDVSFRCNNLAQLMWLESRLL; translated from the coding sequence ATGGTCTATCTTCTTGAGAGAGGTGCGTGGATCCTTTGGGCTCTATGGATAGGCAGAAATGCCATGATATTCAGGGAGGAGCATAGCGACCCTCGGGGCGTACTTGCGGTAGCGGACAACCTGTTTAATGACTGTCTACGTGCTTTGCAACCTGAAAGCTCCAGTTTGCGAGCAACACCTGCTCCAGTCCAATGGCAACATCCCCCTGCTAACGTTATTAAGATCAACTTCGACGGTGCTTTTCACAAGGTATCAGGGAGTGGTGTTGGAGCCTGCGTAGCAAGGAGCCATGATGGGAAACCTTTAGCCTCAGCAGCTCGCAGACATGATAATGTCAACACCCCGGTAATAGTTGAGGCTTTAGCATTACGAGAGGCCATTCAACTAGCTGGTAGACTGAGGTTTAAAGAGGTCATTTTTGAAGGGGATGCTAAGGGCATCATTGAAGCCATGAGAAGTGGGGCGAGGACTGACTTGGCTTGTGACGTTATTTTGCATGATTGTCGTATTTTATGTCAAAGTTTTGCCTTAGTTTCCTTTAGCTTTGTTAGACGTTCCGGTAATTGGGTGGCTCATTCTTTAGCCAAAAAAGCCCTCAGAGATGTTTCTTTCCGTTGTAACAATCTAGCACAATTGATGTGGCTAGAATCGAGACTCTTGTAG
- the LOC126661531 gene encoding GDSL esterase/lipase At2g30310-like encodes MGATINIFILLAIFFYGTCHSMAINNTSLPKFPAIFFFGDSIFDTGNNNYIKTVFRANYRPYGQDINGGVPTGRFSNGKLIPDMLASVLKIKDSVPPYLDPNLSDNDIITGVNFASSSAGFDERTSLLSNAIPVSMQLNHFGDYITRLKGIVGEKKAMEIINSALVVLDGGTNDFNFNIFDIPARAFQMTATQYIDFLLNKEEESIKKLYDLGVRSLIVAGILPIGSLPLQTSTRYIDPFELPYSLDEQNKISLDYNTKLINLLSKLQQSLPTSKLVYSDFYFTLMDMITNPVKYGFEETKNGCCGSLILKQSVLCDPITPSCKDPSKNVFWDRIHPTSTSYEHIINYMVQNVLPKFLS; translated from the exons ATGGGTGCAACTATCAACATTTTCATTCTTTTAGCAATATTTTTCTATGGCACTTGTCATTCTATGGCTATAAACAATACTTCTTTACCCAAATTTCCagcaatttttttctttggTGATTCTATATTTGATACcggtaataataattatatcaaaacaGTATTTAGAGCTAATTATCGCCCTTATGGTCAAGATATTAATGGTGGTGTTCCTACAGGAAGATTTTCTAATGGAAAACTCATTCCTGACATGTTGGCTTCTGTTCTTAAAATTAAGGACAGTGTTCCGCCATACTTAGACCCAAATCTTAGTGACAATGATATTATTACCGGTGTTAATTTTGCATCATCGAGTGCTGGATTTGATGAAAGGACATCTCTATTATCCAACGCTATTCCTGTCTCAATGCAACTAAATCATTTTGGGGACTACATAACAAGACTTAAAGGAATTGTTGGAGAGAAAAAGGCTATGGAGATAATTAATTCTGCTCTCGTGGTATTAGATGGTGGAACAAacgattttaattttaatatatttgacaTTCCCGCAAGAGCATTCCAAATGACAGCAACCCAGTACATTGATTTTCTACTAAACAAAGAGGAAGAATCTATTAAG AAATTGTATGATCTTGGAGTGCGGTCTCTCATAGTAGCTGGAATTCTTCCTATTGGCTCCTTACCTCTTCAAACAAGTACAAGATATATTGATCCATTCGAACTACCATATAGTTTGgatgaacaaaataaaatatctcTCGATTATAATACGAAGCTCATAAACCTATTATCTAAATTGCAGCAAAGTCTTCCTACATCAAAACTTGTCTATAGCGACTTTTATTTTACATTAATGGATATGATCACTAATCCTGTTAAATATG GTTTTGAGGAAACAAAAAATGGATGTTGTGGAAgtcttattttaaaacaaagCGTGTTATGTGATCCGATAACTCCATCATGTAAAGATCCTTCGAAGAATGTATTCTGGGATAGAATACATCCTACTTCAACATCTTATGAGCATATTATCAATTATATGGTGCAAAATGTGCTACCTAAATTCCTCTCTTAG
- the LOC126660190 gene encoding uncharacterized protein LOC126660190: MATEGLESSPVSPENIGVESAVAMEFLLSDEPMSFNTPATARVPRRIRKRLAEEANNKSPCTVEDIEAKLRLADLRRQQFYETLSSKARPKPRSPSRSSSSHEEDLGQRLEAKLHAAEQKRLSILENAQKRLSKLDELRQAAKTGVEMRYKRERERLGTKVELRVQQAEANRMLILKAKRQRRASLKERRSQSLLRRMARESKYKECVRTAMHQKRAAAERKRLGLLEEEKKRACSRLQQVRRVANSVSHHREIERRRMRDQLENRLQRAKRQRAEYLRQRGRQRNSVRVNWNQMQKQADLLSRKLARCWRQFIKSSRTTLDLAKDYEALKINESSVKSMPFEHLARLIESATTLQTVKALLDRLESRFRVSRIVGSNQPAKLDNIDHLLKRVATPKKRNSPRTSLRSRETKKVGSSRETSRSPVKLMRYPVRIVLCAYMILGHPDAVFSDQGEHEIALAKSAEDFIQQFELLMRIILDGPLHSSDEESDSLSPKRYTFKSQQVAFDRAWCTYLNCFAVWKVKDAQSLEGDLVRAACTLELSMIQKCKLTPEGESEALSHDLKAIQSQVTEDQKLLREKIHHLSGGAGIERMECALAETRSKYFHAQKNGSPTGSPVTHILSHSASSSPAAPPVDSPGDRDDMIEGTERSSRVVRSLFKDVALANEEVSSSATDSSHLDTQMGPAGRLITENELIVNEFLHERRHSFADRFNYDEEDGIKAKIRKTMEEAFWDGIMESIKQDEPSYDRVIALVREVRDGICEMAPESWKQEIAESIDFDILSQVLKSGNLDIGYLEKILDYALGTLRKLSSPAHEDELIAAHQSLLKELAKTCQTQDESQGSHAVAMIKGLRFVLEQIQALKQEISKVRIKLMEPLLKGPAGLDYLRKAFANRYGSHADAYTSLPLTNRWLSSVRNDKDQEWQEHVNCLSALMSHSDHGKSSQTFLPSTILRTGGRGMLRTNGSGIASSSASNSTDVDIGKPEPECNGEKIDLMVRLGLLKLVSGVSGLTQEALPETYMLNLPRLRATQAEMQKIIVTATSLLVCRQTLLMEQTMASSAADMESLLSKLTQQLLDGLDRSNDVGIEEIVEIISLSLQNGDKPVNVEKLQSRKLVMGRMLAKSLQAGDPVFEKVSKAVYLAARGVVLGGSGPRGKKLVETALRQVGAVMLTERVVETAEVVVVAAGISVAVHGAWYVNLVDKM, encoded by the exons atggcTACGGAAGGTTTGGAGTCATCACCGGTGTCGCCGGAGAATATAGGAGTGGAGTCGGCGGTAGCGATGGAATTTTTATTGAGTGATGAACCGATGTCGTTTAATACTCCAGCAACAGCAAGAGTACCGAGACGGATACGAAAAAGACTGGCTGAAGAGGCTAATAATAAGAGTCCGTGTACTGTTGAAGATATCGAAGCTAAACTTAGACTTGCCGATCTTCGTAGACag CAATTCTATGAGACCCTGTCAAGCAAAGCAAGGCCAAAGCCTAGAAGCCCCTCAAGGTCTTCTTCATCCCATGAGGAAGACCTTGGTCAACGTCTTGAAGCCAAGCTTCATGCTGCAGAGCAGAAGAG GTTGAGCATTCTGGAAAATGCCCAGAAGCGCCTGTCTAAGTTGGATGAGTTGCGCCAGGCTGCAAAAACTGGGGTAGAAATGCGATATAAGAGAGAAAGGGAGAGGCTTGGTACAAAGGTAGAATTGCGGGTTCAGCAAGCAGAGGCGAATAGAATGCTTATCTTAAAGGCAAAAAGACAAAGAAGAGCTAGCCTAAAGGAGAGGAGATCCCAATCATTGTTGAGGCGAATGGCACGCGAAAGCAAGTACAAGGAGTGTGTACGTACTGCGATGCATCAAAAACGCGCTGCTGCTGAGAGAAAGAGATTGGGATTAttggaagaagaaaagaagagggCATGCTCTAGGTTGCAGCAAGTCAGGCGAGTGGCTAACTCGGTCTCTCACCATCGTGAGATAGAGAGACGGAGAATGAGAGATCAGTTGGAAAATCGTCTGCAAAGG GCAAAGAGACAAAGAGCAGAGTATCTGAGGCAGAGAGGAAGGCAACGTAATTCTGTTCGAGTGAATTGGAATCAAATGCAGAAGCAAGCTGATCTCCTTTCCAGAAAATTAGCAAG ATGCTGGAGGCAGTTCATTAAGTCGAGCAGAACTACATTAGACTTGGCAAAGGACTATGAAGCcctgaaaataaatgaaagttcTGTAAAATCAATGCCGTTTGAGCATCTTGCCCGTCTTATTGAATCTGCTACTACGTTACAGACTGTAAAAGCTCTACTTGATCGACTTGAGAGCCGCTTTAGAGTTTCCAGGATAGTTGGTAGCAATCAACCAGCCAAGTTGGACAACATTGATCATCTTTTGAAAAGAGTAGCCACCCCCAAGAAAAGGAACAGTCCTAGGACTTCTTTAAGGAGTAGAGAGACAAAAAAAGTAGGTTCTTCCAGGGAGACATCCAGAAGTCCAGTTAAGTTGATGAGGTATCCAGTGAGAATAGTCCTTTGTGCCTACATGATTTTGGGGCATCCAGATGCTGTTTTCAGTGATCAAGGAGAGCATGAGATCGCTCTGGCAAAGTCTGCTGAAGATTTTATTCAACAGTTTGAATTGCTGATGAGGATTATACTAGATGGCCCTCTACATAGTTCGGATGAGGAATCCGACTCTTTGTCACCAAAACGCTATACCTTCAAATCTCAGCAAGTAGCTTTTGATAGAGCATGGTGCACCTACTTGAACTGCTTTGCAGTGTGGAAGGTGAAGGATGCTCAGTCATTGGAAGGAGACTTGGTGAGAGCCGCTTGCACACTTGAGCTTTCTATGATTCAAAAATGCAAGCTGACACCAGAAGGGGAAAGTGAGGCACTTAGTCATGATTTGAAAGCCATTCAGAGCCAG GTTACAGAGGACCAAAAGCTTTTGAGGGAAAAGATACATCACTTAAGTGGAGGTGCTGGGATTGAGCGCATGGAATGTGCTCTTGCAGAAACACGATCCAAATACTTCCACGCACAAAAAAATGGAAGTCCAACAGGGTCACCAGTAACACACATCCTCTCTCATAGTGCATCTAGTTCTCCTGCTGCTCCTCCTGTTGATAGTCCTGGTGACAGAGATGATATGATTGAGGGTACTGAGAGGTCAAGCCGTGTAGTGCGCTCCTTATTTAAAGATGTTGCTTTGGCAAATGAAGAAGTTAGTTCTTCTGCAACTGATAGCAGCCATCTTGATACTCAGATGGGCCCTGCTGGAAGATTGATAACAGAGAATGAATTGATTGTAAATGAATTTCTTCATGAGCGGCGCCATAGCTTTGCTGATAGATTCAATTATGATGAAGAAGACGGCATCAAG GCAAAGATAAGAAAGACTATGGAAGAGGCTTTTTGGGATGGAATCATGGAGTCCATCAAGCAGGATGAACCCAGCTACGATAGGGTTATTGCACTTGTGAGGGAGGTTAGAGATGGAATTTGTGAAATGGCTCCAGAAAGCTGGAAACAAGAGATTGCTGAATCTATTGACTTCGACATTCTCTCTCAG GTGCTAAAATCGGGTAACCTAGACATTGGTTATCTTGAAAAGATTCTAGATTATGCATTAGGTACCCTGAGGAAGCTCTCTTCCCCAGCCCATGAGGATGAGCTGATAGCTGCACATCAGTCATTATTGAAAGAGCTGGCTAAGACATGTCAAACCCAAGATGAGTCGCAGGGTTCACATGCCGTCGCGATGATCAAGGGTCTGCGATTTGTACTAGAGCAGATTCAG GCTTTGAAGCAAGAGATAAGTAAAGTGCGTATCAAACTGATGGAGCCTCTGTTGAAGGGACCTGCTGGACTAGATTACCTCAGAAAAGCTTTCGCCAATCGATATGGATCTCATGCTGATGCCTATACATCTCTACCATTAACCAATAGGTGGCTTTCATCTGTCAGGAATGACAAAGATCAGGAATGGCAAGAGCATGTTAATTGTCTCTCGGCTTTGATGAGCCATAGTGACCATGGGAAATCATCTCAGACGTTTCTTCCTTCCACCATTCTCAGGACTGGTGGAAGGGGCATGCTCAGAACAAATGGAAGTGGAATTGCCTCTTCCTCCGCTTCAAATTCTACTGATGTGGATATTGGAAAGCCAGAACCAGAATGTAATGGTGAAAAGATTGATCTGATGGTGAGGCTTGGACTGCTGAAGTTAGTAAGTGGGGTTTCTGGTTTGACACAAGAAGCTCTACCTGAAACATATATGCTTAACCTGCCTCGGTTGAGGGCTACCCAGGCTGAAATGCAAAAGATTATAGTAACAGCTACCAG CCTTCTTGTTTGTCGGCAAACCCTCTTGATGGAGCAAACAATGGCTAGCAGCGCAGCAGACATGGAAAGCCTATTATCAAAGTTGACGCAACAATTGCTGGACGGCTTGGACCGTTCAAACGATGTTGGAATTGAAGAAATAGTGGAAATTATTAGTCTATCCTTGCAAAATGGTGACAAACCAGTTAACGTCGAGAAACTGCAATCGAGGAAGTTAGTGATGGGTAGGATGTTAGCTAAGAGCTTGCAGGCCGGAGACCCTGTTTTTGAAAAGGTCTCCAAGGCTGTATATTTGGCTGCAAGAGGAGTTGTGTTAGGCGGCAGCGGGCCTAGAGGAAAGAAACTAGTGGAGACTGCTCTGCGGCAAGTTGGGGCGGTGATGCTGACCGAAAGGGTGGTGGAAACTGCTGAAGTTGTAGTGGTTGCAGCCGGCATATCGGTTGCGGTACATGGGGCATGGTATGTAAATTTGGTTGATAAGATGTGA
- the LOC126659558 gene encoding uncharacterized protein C6G9.01c, with the protein MPKKKSVEPKPTEVEEATFIAKQPKKEKPKKKKKPSNEIDEIFAGKKRKKPEKNGNGDEKSKSSEKKTKKKKTREDREGRFTDPPVKSRKKTEDGFNIYAEDELGINSSNGGGTPLCPFDCECCF; encoded by the coding sequence ATGCCGAAAAAGAAATCTGTTGAGCCAAAGCCAACAGAAGTAGAAGAGGCGACTTTTATTGCAAAACAACCAAAGAAGGAAAAaccaaagaagaaaaagaaacctAGTAATGAGATTGATGAAATCTTTGCCggaaagaagagaaagaaaccTGAAAAGAATGGCAATGGCGATGAAAAGTCAAAATCATCTGAAAAGAaaacgaaaaagaagaagaCTAGAGAAGATAGAGAAGGAAGATTTACAGACCCACCTGTTAAATCTCGAAAGAAAACGGAGGATGGGTTTAATATCTATGCAGAAGATGAATTGGGTATTAACAGTTCCAACGGTGGAGGTACTCCACTCTGCCCTTTTGATTGTGAATGTTGCTTTTGA